The following proteins are encoded in a genomic region of Melopsittacus undulatus isolate bMelUnd1 chromosome 8, bMelUnd1.mat.Z, whole genome shotgun sequence:
- the RPS2 gene encoding small ribosomal subunit protein uS5 has protein sequence MADDAGAAGGAGAARGGFRGGFGTGLRGRGRGRGRGRGRGRGARGGKAEDKEWIPVTKLGRLVKDMKIKSLEEIYLFSLPIKESEIIDFFLGSSLKDEVLKIMPVQKQTRAGQRTRFKAFVAIGDYNGHVGLGVKCSKEVATAIRGAIILAKLSIVPVRRGYWGNKIGKPHTVPCKVTGRCGSVLVRLIPAPRGTGIVSAPVPKKLLMMAGIDDCYTSARGCTATLGNFAKATFDAISKTYSYLTPDLWKETVFTKSPYQEFTDHLAKTHTRVSVQRTQAAAVATT, from the exons ATGGCGGATGACGCCGGTGCTGCAGGAGGGGCCGGAGCGGCCCGAGGAGGCTTCCGCGGCGGCTTCGGGACCGGGCTGCGGGGCCGCGGGCGCGGCCGGGGCCGAGGCCGCGGGAGAGGCCGTGGGGCTCGCGGAGGCAAGGCCGAGGATAAGGAA TGGATTCCTGTCACCAAGCTTGGTCGCCTGGTCAAGGATATGAAGATCAAGTCTCTTGAGGAGATCTACCTCTTCTCGCTTCCAATCAAG GAGTCGGAGATCATCGATTTCTTCCTGGGGTCCTCCCTGAAGGATGAGGTTTTGAAGATCATGCCTGTCCAGAAGCAGACTCGTGCTGGTCAGCGCACCAGGTTTAAG GCTTTTGTTGCTATTGGAGACTACAATGGCCATGTTGGTCTTGGTGTTAAGTGCTCTAAGGAAGTTGCCACTGCTATTCGTGGGGCGATCATCCTGGCTAAGCTATCCATCGTACCTGTACGACGGGGCTACTGGGGCAACAAGATCGGCAAACCCCACACTGTGCCTTGCAAG GTCACTGGCCGGTGTGGATCTGTCCTGGTGCGTCTGATCCCGGCTCCCCGTGGCACAGGGATTGTGTCTGCACCTGTCCCCAAGAAGCTGCTGATGATGGCTGGGATTGATGACTGCTACACCTCGGCCAGGGGCTGCACAGCCACCCTGGGCAACTTTG CTAAAGCCACCTTTGATGCCATCTCCAAGACCTACAGTTACCTGACTCCTGACCTCTGGAAAGAGACTGTGTTCACCAAGTCTCCTTACCAG GAGTTCACTGATCACCTGGCGAAGACCCACACCAGAGTGTCTGTGCAGAGaacccaggcagctgctgtggcaACCACTTAA
- the NDUFB10 gene encoding NADH dehydrogenase [ubiquinone] 1 beta subcomplex subunit 10 yields the protein MPEDSNRDAYNIPPTRTPVYERTSSLPDPAEFFKTVCSYIIDAPVTFVREWIERQQAKNKHYYYHQKFRRVPDLSECLEGDYLCYYEAEAQWRRDRMVDKEIVEIVRERLGACKQREGPNQFQNCAKEAELLVQVTKAYQDRYGDLGVHGNSRTCLMKQKHRMMEERKAQASASE from the exons ATGCCGGAGGACAGCAACCGGGACGCGTACAACATCCCCCCGACCCGCACCCCGGTGTACGAGAGGACCTCATCCCTGCCCGACCCCGCCGAGTTCTTCAAGACCGTCTGCAGCTACATCATCGATGCGCCCGTCACCTTCGTGCGAG AGTGGATCGAGCGCCAGCAGGCCAAGAACAAGCACTACTATTACCACCAGAAGTTCCGCCGTGTGCCCGACCTGAGCGAGTGTCTGGAGGGAGACTACCTCTGCTACTATGAGGCCGAAGCACAGTGGAGGAGGGACAG GATGGTTGATAAGGAAATCGTGGAGATAGTCCGGGAAAGGCTTGGTGCTTGCAAGCAGAGGGAGGGACCCAACCAGTTCCAGAACTGTGCCaaggaggcagagctgctggtgcaggTTACCAAAGCCTACCAGGACAGAT ATGGTGATCTTGGTGTCCATGGAAATTCGAGGACTTGCCTGATGAAGCAGAAGCACAGGATGatggaggagaggaaagcaCAAGCCAGTGCCTCTGAGTAG
- the RPL3L gene encoding ribosomal protein uL3-like produces MAAARSHRKFSAPRHGHLGFLPHKRSRRHRGKVKSWPKDDPSKPVHLTAFLGYKAGMTHTVREVHRPGLKISKREEVEAVTIIETPPLVVVGVVGYIETPKGLRNFKTVFAEHISDECRRRFYRNWHKSKKKAFTKYCKKWQDEDGKRQLEKDFAAMKKYCKVIRVIVHTQMKLLPLRQKKAHVMEIQLNGGTVADKVDWVRERLEKQVSVHSVFSQNEMIDVIGVTKGHGMKGVTSRWHTKKLPRKTHKGLRKVACIGAWHPSRVGYSIARAGQKGYHHRTELNKKIYRIGHGIHVEDGKVVKNNASTHYDLTEKTITPMGGFPHYGEVNNDFLMLKGCVMGTKKRVLTLRKSLLVQTSRRSQEAIELKFIDTTSKFGHGRFQTAQEKRAFMGPQKKHLVKAKPSGQEEV; encoded by the exons ATGGCGGCGGCGAGG TCCCACCGCAAGTTCTCGGCTCCCAGGCACGGCCACTTGGGCTTCCTGCCCCACAAGAGGAGCCGGCGCCACCGAGGGAAGGTGAAGTCATGGCCTAAGGATGATCCCAGCAAACCAGTGCACCTGACGGCTTTCCTGGGATACAAAGCGGGAATGACACACACTGTGCGGGAGGTGCACAGGCCTGGCCTCA AGATCTCCAagagggaggaggtggaggcCGTGACCATCATTGAGACCCCCCCATTGGTGGTGGTTGGGGTTGTGGGGTACATCGAAACCCCGAAGGGCCTGAGGAATTTCAAGACAGTGTTTGCTGAGCACATCAGTGACGAGTGCCGGCGGCGCTTCTACAGGAACTG GCACAAGAGCAAGAAGAAGGCATTCACCAAGTACTGCAAGAAGTGGCAGGATGAGGATGGCAAAAGGCAGCTGGAGAAGGATTTTGCAGCCATGAAGAAGTACTGCAAGGTCATTCGTGTCATTGTGCACACACAG ATGAAGCTGCTCCCGCTGCGGCAGAAGAAGGCTCATGTGATGGAGATCCAGCTCAACGGTGGCACAGTGGCTGACAAGGTCGACTGGGTGCGGGAGAGGCTGGAGAAGCAGGTCTCTGTGCACAGTGTCTTCAGCCAGAACGAGATGATCGATGTCATTGGCGTGACCAAGGGGCACGGGATGAAAG GGGTGACAAGCCGCTGGCACACCAAGAAGCTCCCCAGGAAGACACACAAGGGCTTGCGCAAAGTCGCCTGCATCGGAGCCTGGCACCCGTCCCGGGTTGGCTACTCCATTGCCCGGGCTGGCCAGAAGGGCTACCACCACCGCACGGAGCTCAACAAGAAG ATTTACCGCATTGGCCATGGGATCCATGTGGAGGATGGCAAAGTGGTGAAGAACAACGCCTCGACACACTACGATCTCACAGAGAAAACCATTACTCCTATG GGTGGCTTTCCTCACTATGGAGAGGTCAACAACGACTTCCTCATGCTGAAGGGCTGTGTTATGGGCACGAAGAAGCGTGTGCTCACCCTGCGTAAG TCCCTTCTGGTGCAGACAAGCCGCCGCTCGCAGGAAGCCATTGAACTCAAATTCATTGATACCACTTCCAAGTTTGGCCACGGGCGCTTCCAGACAGCTCAGGAGAAACGGGCTTTCATG GGCCCTCAGAAGAAACACTTGGTGAAGGCGAAGCCAAGTGGGCAGGAAGAGGTGTAA
- the LOC101879973 gene encoding testis-expressed protein 2-like — MAPRASRNRLEAAPAMRAMSDQAAAAAAASPSLAPSPGSPRRGDTDGITPHPSGTSREDDGGQDGCGLFPADGDVKPPPASQSSGMLLPDLSPARSRTAPSSPSVSPSESRAALLRLREARLEDTRRRLSEAVQEPLSRLSRLMAEESGSAARPKPAAGGQDAGGRRGQRLRDWSPWEPTRSCRYEICSYGDVIQVLEVAQRDTELPPPEEPPPGTPVPGRALASIALLAYGYFVLPLPPYAAGLCMGLLCGMVLGFLAVLLLVPRAPPVTRGCLRPRLLPGELRGEQRLQGWMNQLHVYDPELFHPSLTHSVLAVLEGATLKLSYPKSNIPRRATFEEEILDAVFISHRSYDLTDAKVFLCPPSLARKRTWNKKYPICILLPEPAEGESRSSEEHDEELQRDEGTKKVSVPGQDPPGDNRERCLYLFGRTGREKEEWYQHLVRASRGSPISSHGEGEPGTGPAPQSSGSSSGGSSEDIPSALPPKELMGSIQQEIFLDYSTYMARFVPAQAGGSPEQSPSHGALSSPTKLPEDAVGHSEPCMAWMNALVGRIFWDFLREQYWAEQVSNKIQKKLSKIKLPYFMNELTLTELDMGTSIPSVLSASSPTMNDRGLWVDMEVTYSGSLQMTLETKMNLCKLGKESTAEESSPAEAGGEGARPRLILLADSDAESSSAGSSDEEDVAAAEPMGVLGERVPPPGTEGHISSHSTSRRILRFVDKIAKSKYFQRATENEFIKKKIEEVSNTPLLLTVEVQELAGTLAVNIPPPPTDRVWYSFRVPPRLELKVRPKLGEREVTFLHVTEWIERKLKHEFQKILVMPNMDDLIIPIMSSGLDPQPPMGALPRDPRAGQSHCTEPRDLAGTRGQAGPGH, encoded by the exons ATGGCCCCAAGGGCATCCCGAAATAGGCTGGAAG CAGCTCCGGCGATGCGAGCGATGTCCGACCAGGCTGCGGCAGCAGCGGCCGCCTCTCCGAGCCTGGCACCATCCCCGGGCTCCCCTCGGCGTGGGGACACGGACGGGATAACGCCGCATCCCAGCGGCACCAGCAGGGAGGACGATGGAGGCCAGGATGGCTGCGGGCTCTTCCCAGCGGATGGGGACGTGAAGCCTCCGCCTGCATCCCAATCCAGCGGGATGCTCCTGCCTGACCTCAGCCCGGCCAGGTCCCGCACGGCCCCGTCCTCCCCCAGCGTCTCCCCCTCGGAGAGCCGCGCTGCGCTGCTCCGGCTGCGGGAGGCGAGGCTGGAGGACACCCGCAGGCGGCTGTCGGAGGCGGTGCAGGAGCCGCTCAGCCGCCTCAGCCGCCTCATGGCCGAGGAGAGCGGCTCCGCAGCCCGGCCGAAGCCGGCAGCCGGGGGGCAGGATGCGGGCGGCCGCCGGGGGCAGCGGCTGCGGGACTGGAGCCCCTGGGAGCCCACCCGGAGCTGCCGCTACGAGATCTGCTCCTACGGGGACGTGATCCAGGTGCTGGAGGTGGCGCAGCGGGACACGGAGCTGCCGCCCCCCGAGGAGCCGCCGCCGGGGACCCCGGTACCGGGCAGAGCCCTCGCCTCCATCGCGCTGCTCGCCTATGGCTACTTCGTGCTGCCGCTGCCGCCCTATGCGGCCGGGCTCTGCATGGGGCTGCTCTGCGGGATGGTGCTCGGCTTCCTCGCCGTGCTCCTCCTCGTCCCGAGGGCTCCGCCGGTGACACGGGGCTGCCTGCGCCCCAGGCTGCTGCCGGGGGAGCTGCGGGGAGAGCAGCGGCTGCAg GGCTGGATGAACCAACTGCACGTCTACGACCCGGAGCTTTTCCACCCCTCGCTCACGCACTCGGTGCTTGCGGTGCTGGAAGGAGCCACCCTCAAGCTCTCCTACCCCAAGAGCAACATCCCGCGCAGAGCCACCTTCGAGGAGGAGATCCTGGATGCTGTGTTCATCAGTCACCGCTCCTATGACCTGACCGATGCCAAG GTCTTCCTCTGCCCCCCCAGCCTGGCACGAAAGCGGACGTGGAACAAGAAATACCCCATCTGCATCCTCCTCCCCGAGCCGGCCGAGggggagagcaggagcagtGAGGAGCACGatgaggagctgcagagggatGAGGGCACAAAGAAGGTGTCAGTGCCAGGGCAGGACCCCCCGGGGGACAACAGGGAGCGGTGCCTGTACCTGTTCGGGAGGAcaggcagggagaaggaggagtGGTACCAACACCTGGTGCGAGCTTCCCGTGGGTCACCCATCAGCAGCCATGGTGAAGGTGAG ccaggcACGGGCCCAGCTCCACAGAGCAGCGGTAGCAGCAGTGGGGGGAGCTCTGAGGACATCCCCTCCGCTCTCCCACCCAAGGAGCTCATGGGGAGCATCCAGCAGGAGATATTCCTGGATTACAGCACCTACATGGCCCGATTCGTGCCAGCGCAGGCCGGGGGCAGCCCGGAGCAGAGCCCCTCTCATGGAGCACTGAGCAGCCCCACAAAG CTCCCTGAGGATGCAGTGGGGCACAGTGAGCCCTGCATGGCCTGGATGAATGCGCTGGTGGGACGCATCTTCTGGGACTTCCTCCGGGAGCAGTACTGGGCTGAGCAAGTGTCCAACAAGATCCAGAAGAAGCTGAGCAAGATCAAG CTCCCCTATTTCATGAATGAGCTGACACTGACAGAGCTGGACATGGGCACATCCATCCCCTCGGTCCTCAGCGCCTCCAGCCCCACCATGAACGACCGAG GGCTCTGGGTGGACATGGAGGTCACCTACAGCGGCTCATTGCAGATGACCCTGGAGACGAAGATGAACCTCTGCaagctggggaaggagagcactgcagaggagagcagccctgcagaggcaggaggagaggg GGCCAGGCCACGGCTGATCCTGCTGGCAGACAGTGATGCAGAGTCATCCAGCGCCGGATCCTCCGATGAGGAAGatgtggctgctgcagagcccatGGGGGTCCTGGGGGAGCGGGTGCCACCGCCTGGCACTGAGGG CCAcatcagcagccacagcacGAGCCGGAGGATCCTGCGCTTCGTGGACAAGATCGCCAAGTCCAAGTACTTCCAAAGGGCCACTGAGAACGAGTTCATCAAGAAGAAGATCGAGGAGGTTTCCAACACACCACTGCTGCTGACGGTGGAggtgcaggagctggcagggacCTTGGCCGTCAACATCCCACCGCCACCGACGGACCGTGTCTG GTACAGCTTCCGAGTGCCACCGCGGCTGGAGCTGAAGGTGCGCCCCAAGCTGGGCGAGAGGGAGGTGACGTTCCTCCATGTCACCGAGTGGATCGAGAGGAAGCTGAAGCACGAGTTCCAG AAAATCTTGGTGATGCCAAACATGGACGATCTCATCATTCCCATCATGAGCTCTGGCCTGGATCCTCAGCCACCCATGGGGGCACTGCCCAGGGACCCACGGGCAGGGCAGAGCCACTGCACAGAGCCCAGGGACCTCGCTGGGACACGGGGCCAAGCAGGACCTGGCCACTGA
- the MSRB1 gene encoding methionine-R-sulfoxide reductase B1 encodes MSFCSFLGGEVFKDHFQPGIYVCAKCGHELFSSRSKYEHSSPWPAFTETIHEDSVAKRLERPGALKVSCGKCGNGLGHEFLNDGPQRGQSRFUIFSSSLRFIPKGKADKDLKEK; translated from the exons ATGtccttctgctccttcctgggGGGAGAGGTGTTCAAGGACCACTTCCAACCGG GCATCTACGTCTGTGCCAAGTGTGGCCATGAGCTGTTCTCCAGCCGATCAAAGTACGAGCACTCGTCCCCATGGCCGGCGTTCACCGAGACCATCCATGAGGACAGTGTGGCCAAGCGGCTGGAGCGGCCGGGAGCCCTAAAG GTGTCTTGTGGCAAGTGCGGCAATGGGCTCGGCCATGAGTTCCTCAATGATGGGCCGCAGAGGGGCCAGTCCCGCTTCTGAATATTCAGCAGCTCGCTGAGGTTCATCCCAAAAG gcaAAGCAGACAAGGACCTGAAGGAGAAGTAA